One genomic region from Nitrososphaerota archaeon encodes:
- a CDS encoding cytochrome ubiquinol oxidase subunit I, which translates to MVVVDVSWLLSVSTLGIYLHSIFVSITLGLPLVIAPMLYKWWRTKDEDYYRAAKVATGVLAVNFALGVITGTLVEFGLVQAWSGSIFVIATYAFAPLAIELGAFIGEVVLLILFIVTLKRVRPSLSLGVLLGYIVFAVFSGMLITGVNSWLQVPWGTGEVASVLYPFLPSYGPQVTDVQALVKVKLALLNNLLAGTPPSMILQNSTVAQSVGITLKEPFVALSSPYALASMLHNVTAGMTIGASIGVLGFAFQYLKTGSFVYRKLLRAVLPVLLLLLIVQPVVFGDFMGKMVAAYQPTKFAMIEGIHQTTQNPLIAFLAYGDPAKPIVGFDAFRNASSKLNGTSLGDVASTVIPGVDSGKASTIDLGGLGASDLSKAEARIELLNPAYYVKIASGVIALISVVALTALLYRAGPISRLTNTIIRPLGERRAVLIFALLMLIGSVFAAVIGWYVREAGRKPWTVYGLVYPEEIVTPVQIEPAVLGGFALLFTAVSLVGIYGMYIVSTKPSRFTDLLRRSVAEEK; encoded by the coding sequence ATGGTAGTCGTTGACGTATCTTGGCTTTTATCGGTAAGTACGTTAGGGATCTATCTTCACTCGATCTTCGTTTCGATAACTCTTGGGTTACCGCTTGTTATTGCTCCGATGCTGTACAAGTGGTGGAGAACGAAGGATGAGGACTACTATAGAGCCGCTAAGGTTGCTACTGGGGTGCTGGCCGTCAACTTCGCCCTGGGGGTTATCACAGGGACTCTGGTGGAGTTTGGTCTTGTTCAAGCTTGGTCGGGCTCTATATTTGTTATCGCGACCTATGCCTTCGCTCCGTTGGCTATTGAGCTGGGCGCCTTCATCGGAGAAGTTGTTTTACTGATACTTTTCATTGTGACTTTGAAGCGGGTTCGCCCGTCGCTGAGTCTCGGTGTATTACTGGGGTACATAGTTTTCGCGGTCTTCTCAGGGATGTTGATCACCGGTGTCAACAGCTGGCTTCAAGTTCCGTGGGGAACCGGTGAAGTTGCATCCGTCCTTTACCCGTTCTTACCGTCCTACGGGCCTCAGGTTACGGATGTGCAGGCGCTCGTGAAGGTGAAGTTGGCTCTTCTTAACAATCTTCTCGCTGGTACGCCTCCGTCTATGATTCTTCAGAACTCGACAGTCGCTCAATCAGTAGGGATTACTTTGAAGGAGCCGTTCGTCGCGCTGAGCTCTCCTTACGCGTTGGCCAGCATGCTCCATAACGTAACAGCGGGGATGACAATCGGCGCATCCATCGGTGTCCTAGGGTTCGCGTTCCAATACTTGAAAACCGGAAGCTTCGTGTACCGCAAGCTGCTTCGGGCCGTTTTGCCGGTTCTCCTCCTCCTTCTCATAGTTCAACCAGTCGTATTCGGCGACTTCATGGGAAAAATGGTCGCCGCGTACCAGCCCACTAAATTCGCGATGATCGAGGGAATTCACCAAACCACCCAGAATCCGCTTATTGCGTTTCTCGCCTACGGTGACCCAGCTAAGCCGATTGTAGGGTTTGACGCATTCCGAAACGCGAGCAGTAAGTTGAACGGTACCAGTCTCGGTGACGTTGCTTCCACAGTAATACCGGGTGTTGATAGCGGCAAGGCGTCAACCATCGATCTAGGCGGTCTAGGCGCATCAGATCTTTCGAAGGCAGAAGCAAGAATCGAATTGTTAAACCCGGCTTACTACGTGAAGATTGCTTCAGGGGTGATTGCGCTTATCTCGGTGGTGGCGCTAACTGCACTGCTCTACCGAGCCGGACCAATCTCCCGCCTAACTAACACGATTATTCGTCCCTTGGGTGAGAGGAGAGCAGTCCTGATCTTCGCGCTGCTGATGCTCATCGGCTCGGTCTTCGCAGCAGTCATAGGCTGGTATGTGCGTGAAGCGGGTCGGAAACCTTGGACGGTTTATGGATTAGTTTACCCAGAGGAGATTGTTACACCTGTCCAGATAGAACCGGCCGTGTTAGGCGGCTTCGCACTGCTTTTCACAGCTGTAAGCCTAGTGGGAATTTACGGGATGTATATCGTGTCCACTAAACCCAGCAGGTTCACGGATCTGCTTAGGAGAAGCGTTGCGGAGGAGAAGTAG
- a CDS encoding metalloregulator ArsR/SmtB family transcription factor: MSEKDNLTIANARLGRLISSEVCNCNPKNAKSYASELKKLAASVSNDDAQLRARERLFKALGDATRLKILKMLAVKKEMCVCEVMTALDITQPTASHHLGILEREDVVRKKREGKWIIYHLSSPKVIDLIETTPIR, translated from the coding sequence GTGAGCGAGAAGGACAACTTAACTATTGCTAACGCGAGGCTGGGGCGTTTGATCTCATCAGAGGTCTGCAATTGCAACCCTAAGAACGCTAAATCTTACGCCTCTGAACTGAAGAAACTAGCCGCAAGTGTAAGTAACGATGACGCCCAACTCCGAGCTAGGGAACGACTCTTCAAGGCATTAGGAGACGCAACACGTCTAAAGATACTGAAGATGCTAGCTGTGAAAAAAGAGATGTGTGTCTGCGAAGTAATGACTGCTTTAGACATCACACAGCCAACCGCCTCACACCATCTAGGTATCCTCGAAAGAGAAGACGTCGTAAGAAAGAAACGTGAAGGCAAATGGATCATATATCATCTATCGAGCCCCAAAGTTATAGATCTGATTGAAACTACACCTATTCGATAG